In Corylus avellana chromosome ca2, CavTom2PMs-1.0, the following proteins share a genomic window:
- the LOC132169146 gene encoding exopolygalacturonase clone GBGE184-like: MSTAQRFVLFLGVALFLLEAEATSRSRRALGDADADEVISAGPSTVFNVNSFGATADGSTNNAKAFMKAWIAACKSGGGPSTLVFPKGTYVSGPVIFAGPCKGTITVQVQGTIKATTDLSDYDTQDWFLFESIDGLILTGGGTFDGQGQAVWKYNDCHQNPNCQLLPTSISFFKVKNAQIHGITSLNSKSFHTHVSGCENMQVHDLTVIAPGNSPNTDGMHVSRSNLVNISSSTIGTGDDCISIGQGTTHLSVTDVHCGPGHGFSVGSLGKYPNELDVSGIVVSHSSLKGTTNGVRIKSWPGSSPSRASGIIFDDITMDAVKNPIIIDQKYGSQSITAPSRVQISDVHYKNIRGTTISNVAVSFICSSAVPCQGIEMVDINLQYKGEGAKVTTVSASCENAKIKYGGKQSPPPCVQ; encoded by the exons ATGAGCACTGCACAAAGATTTGTTCTTTTCCTCGGCGTAGCTTTGTTCTTGCTTGAGGCTGAAGCTACATCTCGATCTCGTCGTGCCCTTGGGGATGCTGATGCCGACGAAGTAATTAGCGCTGGTCCAAGTACAGTTTTCAATGTTAATTCCTTTGGTGCTACAGCAGATGGTAGCACTAATAATGCAAAG GCATTTATGAAGGCGTGGATTGCGGCATGTAAATCTGGTGGTGGTCCGAGTACGCTTGTTTTTCCCAAAGGAACATATGTGTCGGGGCCAGTCATATTTGCAGGGCCATGCAAGGGTACAATAACTGTTCAAGTGCAAGGAACAATTAAAGCGACAACAGATCTTAGTGATTATGATACACAAGACTGGTTTCTCTTCGAATCAATTGATGGTTTGATACTTACTGGTGGAGGTACTTTCGATGGCCAAGGCCAGGCGGTGTGGAAGTACAATGACTGTCATCAAAACCCCAACTGTCAGCTTCTTCCTACT TCAATTAGCTTTTTCAAAGTGAAGAATGCCCAAATTCATGGGATCACTTCCCTAAACAGCAAATCGTTCCACACACATGTATCAGGCTGCGAAAACATGCAGGTCCACGATTTGACTGTAATTGCTCCGGGAAATAGCCCCAACACGGATGGCATGCATGTCAGCAGGTCCAATCTTGTCAATATATCCAGCAGCACAATTGGAACCGGTGACGATTGCATTTCCATTGGACAAGGAACAACCCATCTCTCCGTCACTGACGTCCACTGTGGTCCAGGACATGGCTTCAG TGTTGGCAGCCTTGGCAAGTATCCGAATGAGCTGGATGTGAGCGGGATTGTTGTGTCTCACTCCTCCCTGAAAGGCACCACGAACGGTGTGAGGATCAAAAGCTGGCCCGGCTCATCTCCAAGCCGAGCTTCTGGCATCATTTTTGATGATATTACTATGGACGCTGTTAAAAATCCCATTATTATTGATCAGAAATATGGTTCGCAGTCAATTACTGCG cCATCCAGAGTGCAGATTAGCGACGTTCATTACAAGAACATCAGGGGCACGACAATCTCGAATGTAGCAGTGTCTTTCATATGCAGCTCAGCGGTGCCTTGCCAGGGCATTGAGATGGTGGACATTAATTTGCAATACAAAGGGGAAGGTGCGAAAGTAACAACCGTTTCAGCCTCATGCGAAAATGCAAAGATTAAGTACGGGGGCAAACAGAGTCCACCACCTTGTGTTCAATAA
- the LOC132172542 gene encoding exopolygalacturonase-like has translation MSIAKGFVVKALVFVLLGITLLFLEAECARRGLGDLADIADGKTIRSAAAGKTLGSEDGNYGVGDYGGDYGNGNGGNGYGGGGNNDDGKGSGGNGGSGKGDDGKGSGGNSGSGKGNDGKGSGGNGGSGKGNDGKGSGGNGSSGNGDDGKGNGGNGNGGNFSGSGSGSGGSSTGYNVNSYGAKADGHTNSAQAFIKAWDAACKSGGAAKVVIPSGSYVSGQVVFAGPCQSSTITLEIQGTVKATTDLSDYPSPEWFSFESVDGLIITGSGTLDGQGPSVWKYNDCKASADCSLLPSTIALAKIKNADISGIHSVNSKSFHIIMSFSSNVKFHGLTITAPGDSPNTDGIHVSTSSQVDISGITVGTGDDCISVGHGTTQLTVSDVTCGPGHGISIGSLGKYKNEEDVSGVTVSHVTLKGTTNGVRIKTWEGSEPSKASDITFEDITMIDVANPIIIDQKYGSLSDSPSKVAISGVHYKGISGTTTTSLAVSLTCSTSVPCQSISMVDIDLKYSGGNGSVKSECTNADMTCSGKQIPSVCANYN, from the exons ATGAGCATTGCAAAGGGGTTTGTGGTAAAGGCCCTTGTCTTTGTCCTCCTAGGGATAACTTTGCTCTTTCTTGAGGCGGAATGTGCCCGTCGTGGCCTTGGTGATCTCGCTGATATAGCTGATGGCAAAACCATTAGGAGCGCCGCCGCCGGCAAAACCCTTGGAAGCGAGGACGGCAACTATGGCGTTGGCGACTACGGTGGCGACTACGGCAACGGAAATGGCGGCAACGGATATGGTGGCGGTGGAAACAATGACGACGGCAAAGGTAGTGGCGGAAACGGTGGCAGTGGAAAGGGTGACGACGGCAAAGGCAGTGGTGGAAACAGTGGCAGTGGAAAGGGTAACGACGGCAAAGGAAGTGGCGGAAACGGTGGCAGTGGAAAGGGTAATGACGGCAAAGGCAGTGGCGGAAACGGTAGCAGTGGAAATGGTGACGACGGCAAAGGAAATGGCGGAAACGGCAACGGCGGCAACTTCAGCGGCAGTGGCAGCGGTAGTGGTGGTTCAAGTACTGGTTACAATGTTAATTCCTATGGAGCTAAAGCAGATGGCCACACTAATAGTGCACAG GCATTTATTAAGGCGTGGGATGCAGCATGTAAATCTGGGGGTGCGGCTAAGGTTGTTATTCCCTCTGGTTCGTATGTGTCAGGGCAAGTCGTTTTCGCAGGGCCATGCCAGAGCTCTACAATAACTCTTGAAATTCAAGGAACTGTTAAGGCCACCACAGATCTCAGTGATTATCCAAGTCCTGAGTGGTTTTCTTTCGAATCAGTCGATGGTTTGATAATCACTGGTTCAGGAACTTTGGATGGCCAAGGCCCGTCTGTGTGGAAGTACAATGATTGTAAAGCAAGCGCCGATTGTTCGCTTCTCCCTTCT ACAATTGCCTTGGCCAAAATAAAGAATGCCGACATTTCTGGGATCCATTCCGTAAACAGCAAATCGTTCCACATAATTATGTCATTCAGTTCAAACGTGAAGTTTCATGGTCTCACTATAACTGCTCCGGGAGATAGCCCCAACACAGATGGCATCCATGTCAGCACCTCCAGTCAAGTCGATATATCTGGCATTACAGTTGGAACCGGTGATGATTGCATTTCCGTTGGACATGGAACAACCCAACTCACCGTCTCTGATGTCACCTGTGGCCCTGGACATGGCATTag TATTGGCAGCCTTGGCAAGTATAAGAATGAGGAGGATGTGAGTGGGGTTACTGTGTCTCATGTCACCTTGAAAGGCACCACGAACGGTGTGAGGATCAAAACCTGGGAAGGATCAGAGCCAAGCAAAGCTTCTGACATCACTTTTGAAGATATTACTATGATAGATGTTGCAAATCCCATTATTATAGATCAGAAATATGGTTCTCTTTCGGATTCG ccatcCAAAGTGGCGATTAGCGGGGTTCACTACAAGGGCATCAGTGGAACGACGACGACGAGTCTGGCAGTGTCACTCACATGCAGCACATCGGTGCCTTGCCAGAGCATTTCGATGGTAGACATCGATCTCAAATACTCGGGGGGTAATGGCAGCGTTAAATCCGAATGCACAAATGCAGACATGACGTGCTCAGGGAAACAGATTCCATCAGTTTGCGCTAATTATAATTAg
- the LOC132169147 gene encoding receptor-like protein kinase At5g59670 has translation MNLQVRGTGTCKISFVSDDGEARIDHHLVVNDHSEISIVITEIKPKGKYPKLVNGSISLEEVPTFNYVAVSQASSSSEGGKLMMSELHGERENLKEVVLPRKDQIFVPHNISSSVKSCANFVLRLPVQLSGEVIEDITCGFKKGNFADKINKNFILCHGFLPGYQSRVLIKRFTGDCGAILEAEKASAVSMHHKNILRMIGYHETENSSVLVFPFAARWSLDKNLPGSRGNQLELRFQDKLKIAIEIAQGVRYMHEECPAGPVVHGELIASNIFLRHDLRPQVISILKGHKFCQMEQSPLSQTVYKEEAETVIFPGLASSSTGWDEDAYNYVI, from the exons ATGAATCTTCAAGTGAGGGGAACAGGTACTTGCAAGATATCTTTTGTGAGTGATGATGGGGAAGCCAGGATTGATCATCACTTGGTTGTAAATGATCATTCGGAAATTTCAATTGTCATCACAGAAAtaaaaccaaaaggaaaatatcCAAAACTTGTCAATGGATCGATATCCTTAGAGGAAGTGCCTACATTTAATTACGTGGCAGTATCTCAAGCGAGTTCTAGTAGTGAAGGAGGTAAGTTAATGATGTCTGAGCTTCATGGAGAAAGGGAAAATCTTAAAGAAGTGGTGCTTCCTAGAAAGGATCAGATTTTTGTACCTCATAATATCTCCTCATCTGTGAAATCTTGTGCCAATTTTGTGCTGCGATTACCAGTGCAGCTAAGTGGGGAAGTAATTGAAGACATAACATGTGGATTTAAGAAAGGGAATTTTGCTGACAAGATCAACAAGAACTTTATCTTATGTCATGGATTCCTGCCGGGTTATCAGTCCCGAGTTTTGATAAAGAGATTCACAGGAGATTGTGGGGCCATTCTTGAAGCAGAAAAAGCATCAGCCGTCTCTATGCACCATAAGAATATACTCCGGATGATAGGATATCACGAGACTGAAAATTCCTCTGTACTGGTCTTTCCCTTTGCAGCAAGATGGAGCCTGGACAAAAATCTTCCCG GCTCTAGAGGAAATCAATTGGAATTGAGATTTCAAGACAAACTAAAGATAGCAATAGAAATTGCTCAAGGTGTCAGATATATGCATGAAGAATGTCCCGCAGGCCCTGTGGTTCATGGTGAATTGATTGCAAGCAACATTTTTCTGAGACACGACTTACGGCCACAG GTAATCTCCATCCTTAAAGGACATAAATTCTGTCAAATGGAACAATCTCCATTGTCTCAAACTGTTTATAAAGAGGAAGCTGAAACGGTAATATTTCCCGGGCTTGCATCAAGCTCAACTGGCTGGGATGAGGATGCTTACAACTATGTCATATAA